The Montipora foliosa isolate CH-2021 chromosome 1, ASM3666993v2, whole genome shotgun sequence genome has a window encoding:
- the LOC137988939 gene encoding protein phosphatase 1 regulatory subunit 27-like, with the protein MAQRNVNRRRALHSEPGASPLSPASLFQRTVLPRAASTPEICVIRTQTNTEQSDSSNRKYSRPRSVSFHPDIRLYYAATTNDLEEVKMLLESGMADVNAKNPAEGATALHGAAYEGNVECVQYLLENGADVHLRDDDGWTALHAAVCGKRKKCVALLLEAECDAFAENIDGLTPFQMAVEIGIDKLLRQFLKKFNSLMQDDSVPESLV; encoded by the coding sequence ATGGCTCAACGCAATGTCAATCGAAGAAGGGCTCTTCATTCCGAGCCAGGTGCCAGTCCTTTGTCACCAGCGTCGTTATTTCAAAGAACTGTTTTACCGAGGGCAGCTTCCACACCGGAAATATGTGTGATTCGCACTCAAACCAACACAGAACAAAGTGACTCAAGCAATAGAAAATATAGTCGACCTCGGAGTGTTAGCTTCCATCCAGACATAAGACTTTATTATGCGGCTACGACGAACGATTTGGAAGAGGTTAAGATGTTGCTAGAATCAGGAATGGCAGATGTCAACGCAAAGAATCCAGCAGAAGGAGCCACGGCATTACATGGAGCAGCGTACGAAGGCAATGTTGAATGTGTTCAATATCTTCTGGAGAACGGCGCTGATGTACATTTGCGAGACGATGACGGATGGACGGCGTTGCACGCCGCTGTATGCGgtaagagaaaaaaatgtgtgGCCCTGTTACTCGAGGCTGAATGTGACGCGTTCGCTGAAAACATCGATGGGCTGACACCATTTCAAATGGCAGTAGAAATAGGAATCGATAAACTTTTGAGACAGTTTCTGAAAAAGTTTAATTCTCTAATGCAGGATGACTCCGTTCCGGAGTCGCTGGTTTGA
- the LOC137988849 gene encoding uncharacterized protein — protein MAQEKKLWPEPVPNWPEAKRSWKWGWPFHVYFFTVLYCLVIVRALVVLFTQGKAFLRSKNHRFVMNSLLLVFGTLRVVFFVWDPYGSDPNHTETELVACIITFGIATACLTSAFSFLLLIVVESTRFSLAPSRFQNPSFLAGVWVGNVLYVITSDLVVAHFHEAKVMILICQIAFALWGILIALGYIITAIRLWRNLRASRETARFDRGLTTEGKKIERLVKLLCLASTCGTVLFSTFVYSALSDTGVYSNSDVVDIWPWLAVQTLVRACEAFMCLLIFLIALRTTNNSSGTNNNKVDRLEIKCMQETRLTTTVSSSRSNFANE, from the coding sequence ATGGCGCAGGAGAAAAAACTTTGGCCTGAACCTGTTCCAAACTGGCCTGAAGCAAAGAGATCTTGGAAATGGGGCTGGCCATTCCATGTCTACTTCTTCACAGTGCTGTACTGTCTCGTTATTGTTCGTGCATTAGTTGTATTGTTTACTCAAGGCAAGGCATTTCTTCGCAGTAAGAATCACCGTTTCGTGATGAATTCGCTGCTTTTGGTTTTTGGAACCTTACGGGTCGTGTTTTTCGTTTGGGATCCATACGGTTCCGATCCAAACCACACAGAAACAGAGCTGGTGGCTTGCATCATAACATTTGGCATTGCGACAGCTTGTTTAACATCAGCTTTCAGCTTTTTATTGTTAATCGTCGTAGAAAGCACACGGTTCTCTTTAGCACCCAGCAGGTTTCAAAACCCATCATTTCTTGCTGGTGTTTGGGTCGGCAATGTGCTATATGTCATAACGTCTGATTTGGTGGTTGCGCACTTTCATGAAGCTAAAGTCATGATCTTGATTTGTCAAATTGCTTTTGCTCTCTGGGGAATTTTAATCGCCCTTGGGTATATTATAACCGCCATAAGATTGTGGCGGAACCTCAGAGCTTCCCGTGAAACCGCTCGTTTCGACCGTGGTCTCACCACAGAGGGTAAGAAGATCGAAAGACTGGTTAAGCTGTTGTGTTTAGCGTCAACATGTGGCACAGTTCTGTTCTCCACATTCGTGTATTCTGCCCTTAGTGATACAGGTGTCTACAGTAACTCTGATGTGGTTGACATTTGGCCATGGTTGGCAGTCCAAACGCTGGTAAGAGCATGTGAGGCATTCATGTGCTTGCTTATATTTCTCATCGCGCTAAGAACAACGAATAATTCGTCGGGAACAAACAATAATAAAGTTGACAGACTTGAAATCAAATGCATGCAAGAAACACGTCTGACTACAACGGTGAGCTCTTCAAGGAGTAACTTCGCCAATGAATGA
- the LOC137989132 gene encoding uncharacterized protein, which produces MASGEGSGLDNCDCNGLSRELFAEMEGIKLELVILQKQVEANTRSLSSNLQSEETIISEELQPLELARLRNENRALTQRLSDLENSYESLKREARSILDENKSLVTALRLLNNEIDKGNKHSIPEINKDDLHTDDRPSWEVDGTTLTTNNRFLVLSNCETVDEENVTTNATTLTTNNRLPVLGNRETIDKENESTRSQPKKGAKSRAQPESVLIIGDSLIKNIDSQKLTKKTVDKRMYPDRRQTKQDVLRVFTPHSGS; this is translated from the exons ATGGCTTCTGGAGAGGGCAGTGGATTAGATAATTGTGACTGCAATGGGCTGAGTCGCGAATTGTTTGCTGAGATGGAGGGTATTAAGCTCGAATTAGTGATTTTACAGAAGCAGGTCGAAGCTAACACAAGATCGTTGTCGAGCAACCTGCAAAGTGAGGAAACTATTATCAGCGAGGAGCTACAACCATTGGAATTAGCGAGACTCCGAAACGAAAATCGCGCTCTTACACAGAGGCTaagtgatcttgaaaacagTTATGAGTCTTTGAAGCGGGAAGCGAGATCAATCcttgatgaaaataaaagtttggTAACGGCCCTGCGACTCCTAAATAACGAAATCGATAAAGGAAATAAACATTCGATCCCAGAGATTAACAAAGATGATTTGCATACAGACGATCGGCCCTCTTGGGAGGTTGATGGCACAACTTTAACAACAAACAATCGCTTCTTAGTTCTAAGCAACTGTGAAACCGTTGACgaggaaaatgtgacaactaATGCGACAACATTAACAACAAATAATCGCTTGCCAGTTCTAGGTAACCGTGAAACCATCGACAAGGAGAATGAGTCAACTAGATCTCAGCCTAAGAAAGGTGCTAAATCACGCGCTCAACCGGAATCGGTTTTAATCATAGGAGATTCCTTAATCAAGAACATCGATTCCCAGAAGCTCACCAAGAAAACAGTCGACAAGCGCATGTATCCAG ACCGTCGGCAAACAAAGCAAGACGTCCTCAGGGTTTTCACGCCCCATTCCGGCAGTTAG